One Antarctobacter heliothermus DNA segment encodes these proteins:
- a CDS encoding transporter substrate-binding domain-containing protein — translation MKKLMIGTAALAMLAGAAWAESHSVVRMGTEGAYAPFNFINDAGEVDGFERELGDELCARAELTCEWVTNEWDSIIPNLVSGNYDTIIAGMSITDERDEVIDFTQNYTQPDPSAFLAMEGAELDMEGGIFAAQAGTIQASYIAEMGATLVEFATPDETIAAVRNGEADAVLADKAFLLPIAEEDAELAFAGDDILIGGGVGMGLRESDAELRGKFDAAIQSMKDDGTLNALITKWEIGETF, via the coding sequence ATGAAAAAACTGATGATCGGAACGGCGGCGCTGGCGATGCTTGCGGGTGCGGCTTGGGCGGAAAGCCATTCGGTTGTGCGGATGGGCACCGAAGGGGCTTATGCGCCCTTCAACTTTATCAACGACGCTGGCGAAGTGGACGGGTTCGAGCGTGAGTTGGGCGACGAATTGTGCGCCCGCGCCGAACTGACCTGCGAATGGGTCACCAACGAGTGGGATTCGATCATCCCGAACCTCGTGTCGGGCAACTACGACACCATCATCGCGGGTATGTCGATCACCGACGAACGCGACGAGGTGATCGATTTCACCCAAAACTACACCCAGCCAGATCCTTCGGCCTTCCTTGCCATGGAAGGCGCTGAGCTGGACATGGAAGGTGGCATTTTCGCCGCGCAGGCCGGGACGATTCAGGCCTCCTACATCGCCGAGATGGGCGCCACCTTGGTAGAATTCGCAACGCCGGACGAAACCATCGCCGCTGTCCGCAACGGTGAGGCCGACGCGGTTCTCGCTGACAAGGCGTTCCTGTTGCCGATCGCCGAAGAAGATGCGGAACTTGCCTTTGCGGGTGACGATATCCTGATCGGTGGCGGCGTCGGCATGGGCCTGCGCGAAAGCGACGCCGAGTTGCGTGGCAAATTCGACGCGGCGATCCAGTCCATGAAGGACGACGGCACGCTGAACGCCCTGATCACCAAGTGGGAAATCGGCGAAACCTTCTGA
- a CDS encoding ABC transporter permease yields MFSFCTDPSILDTPAWMACYLTTGKHLAIYWSVGTVLLLLAITAPTALAFGFAGAAAARSRFFPLSLLGRGYVAIVRGVPDIAFFLFFVIALDQFFEWIRHEVKCPDWDQPIRQGNDFVVCAAAKLPLGNAAQWVHETYGFFLAVLTFAIVFGAFAANVLYGAMRAVPRAQLETAEAYGLNQRQCFWRILVPQMWVFALPGLSNLWMVLIKATPLLFLLGVEDIVYWARELGGSKTPRFTDYPHGDWRMWYFLALLVFYLAFTRVSELALDRIMKRLTKGQATMGGEAQRKTA; encoded by the coding sequence ATGTTCAGCTTTTGCACTGACCCAAGTATACTCGACACTCCGGCATGGATGGCCTGCTACCTGACCACAGGAAAGCATTTGGCGATCTATTGGTCGGTGGGCACCGTCCTGCTTTTGTTGGCGATCACCGCACCAACTGCGCTGGCCTTTGGATTCGCCGGGGCCGCGGCGGCGCGGTCGCGGTTCTTCCCGCTCAGCCTGCTGGGGCGGGGCTATGTTGCCATTGTGCGCGGCGTGCCCGACATCGCGTTTTTCCTGTTCTTTGTGATCGCTCTGGACCAGTTCTTTGAATGGATCCGGCATGAGGTGAAATGCCCCGACTGGGATCAACCGATCCGGCAGGGCAATGATTTCGTGGTCTGCGCGGCGGCCAAGCTGCCCTTGGGAAACGCGGCACAATGGGTGCATGAAACCTACGGCTTCTTTCTGGCGGTGCTGACCTTTGCCATTGTCTTTGGCGCGTTTGCGGCCAATGTCCTGTATGGCGCGATGCGGGCGGTGCCGCGCGCGCAGCTGGAAACAGCCGAGGCCTATGGCTTGAACCAGCGACAGTGTTTCTGGCGCATCCTTGTGCCGCAGATGTGGGTCTTTGCCCTGCCCGGCCTGTCCAACCTCTGGATGGTGCTGATCAAGGCGACACCACTGCTGTTCCTGCTGGGGGTCGAGGATATCGTCTACTGGGCGCGCGAACTGGGCGGCTCCAAAACGCCGCGCTTTACCGACTATCCGCATGGCGACTGGCGGATGTGGTATTTTCTTGCCTTGCTGGTGTTTTATCTCGCGTTCACCCGCGTCTCTGAACTGGCTCTTGATCGGATCATGAAACGTCTGACCAAAGGCCAGGCCACCATGGGCGGCGAAGCGCAGAGGAAAACGGCATGA
- a CDS encoding ABC transporter permease, translating to MSCWETIADYSLRSIGIGERLLPRENFTLCQQVVLIGSGMIWNVYFGVVALFSGFFLATAVALGKASANPVSRKLSEWFIFVFRGSPLFIQFFFAYFAFLSLKSVSPIFDPFTAAWLGAAVVLFLNTAAYSGEIFYGALLSIPKGDMEAADAYGFSGWTKFRKITWPTMLRLAWPAYTNEAIFLFHATTLVYLSGFPAWRQKGDALYYASYFADKTFNPFVPYPILAGYFILVTLVIISLFGLMNRRLNRHLPQDVRGRIRLKMNLIR from the coding sequence ATGAGCTGCTGGGAAACCATCGCCGACTATAGCCTGCGCTCTATCGGCATCGGTGAGCGGCTGTTGCCTCGAGAGAATTTCACTCTGTGTCAGCAAGTGGTGCTGATCGGGTCCGGGATGATCTGGAACGTCTATTTCGGGGTCGTTGCGCTGTTCTCGGGGTTCTTTCTGGCAACTGCCGTGGCCTTGGGAAAGGCCTCGGCGAACCCTGTCTCGCGCAAACTCAGCGAGTGGTTCATCTTTGTCTTTCGCGGCAGCCCGCTGTTTATCCAGTTCTTCTTTGCCTATTTCGCCTTTCTCAGCCTGAAATCGGTCTCGCCCATCTTTGACCCCTTCACGGCGGCATGGCTGGGGGCGGCGGTTGTGTTGTTTTTGAACACGGCGGCCTATTCGGGTGAGATCTTTTATGGCGCGCTTTTGTCGATCCCCAAGGGGGATATGGAGGCGGCGGATGCTTATGGATTTTCGGGCTGGACCAAGTTCCGAAAGATCACATGGCCGACGATGCTGCGGCTGGCGTGGCCCGCCTACACGAATGAGGCGATCTTTTTGTTTCATGCGACCACGCTGGTCTATCTGTCGGGTTTTCCGGCGTGGCGGCAAAAGGGCGACGCGCTGTATTATGCCAGCTATTTTGCCGACAAGACCTTTAATCCTTTCGTGCCCTACCCGATCCTTGCGGGGTATTTCATCCTTGTGACGTTGGTGATCATCAGCCTGTTCGGGCTGATGAACCGGCGATTGAACAGACATCTTCCGCAGGACGTCCGGGGACGGATCAGGTTGAAGATGAACCTCATCCGCTGA
- a CDS encoding acyl-CoA thioesterase: protein MPAMTTYRAAVDPSHCDFLGHMNVSRYFAACSDAVFALQAELGLTPDDMRSGRRLSFAVVHAESDFRAELLAGDLLRMETDIVGIGTKSMSFRHRLYRCPEETLSFEATFKGVLLSLDTRRAVEVPQELRDRAAAFMAG from the coding sequence ATGCCCGCCATGACCACCTACCGTGCCGCCGTCGATCCGTCGCACTGCGACTTTCTGGGCCACATGAATGTGTCACGCTATTTTGCGGCCTGTTCGGATGCGGTCTTTGCTCTGCAGGCGGAACTGGGCCTGACGCCGGACGACATGCGCAGCGGGCGGCGGTTATCCTTTGCCGTGGTCCATGCCGAGAGCGATTTCCGCGCTGAACTGCTGGCCGGTGACCTGTTGCGGATGGAAACCGACATTGTCGGGATCGGAACCAAATCCATGAGCTTTCGCCACCGGCTGTATCGCTGCCCAGAAGAGACGCTGTCGTTCGAGGCGACGTTCAAAGGCGTGCTGCTGTCGCTGGACACCCGGCGCGCCGTTGAGGTGCCGCAGGAACTGCGCGACCGGGCGGCGGCGTTTATGGCCGGGTGA
- a CDS encoding glutamine synthetase family protein, which produces MPAPSADWLHDRPQIRTIRAAACDVNGVARGKRMPIPSAIKVLTDGTRFPFSALNVDIWGEDIEDSPLVFDSGDRDAILFPTERGFVPMPWLEAPSALLPIWMFHEDGRPYGGDPRHALATVQQRFADKGLTPVVAVELEFYLIDDSARRLQVPVSPRTGKRRNAAEVLSIRALDTFDVFFTDLYEACEAMDIPADTLISEAGLGQFEVNLMHQADPLKAADDAWLFKTLVKGLARKHGFAASFMAKPYDDYSGNGMHAHFSVLDKDGKNIFDNGGPEGTEALLHAIGGCIAALSDSALIYAPHLNSYDRIVPGSHAPSAICWAYDNRTAAVRVPSGPPAARRIEHRVAGGDVNPYLALAAILGAALMGIEDKITPPERITGNAYDQDLPHIPRDWGGAIDAFDASPYMPRIFPKELIRNLVLTKRQEMRDMEELTKAEQTEIYLDTV; this is translated from the coding sequence ATGCCCGCCCCCAGCGCCGACTGGCTGCACGACCGCCCGCAAATCCGCACCATCCGAGCCGCCGCCTGTGACGTGAACGGCGTCGCACGCGGCAAGCGGATGCCCATCCCCAGCGCGATCAAGGTGCTGACCGATGGCACCCGCTTTCCCTTTTCGGCGCTGAACGTCGACATCTGGGGTGAGGACATCGAGGACAGCCCGCTGGTCTTTGACAGCGGCGACCGTGACGCCATTCTGTTCCCGACAGAGCGCGGCTTTGTCCCGATGCCGTGGCTGGAAGCGCCCAGCGCCCTGCTGCCGATCTGGATGTTCCATGAGGATGGCCGCCCCTATGGCGGTGATCCGCGTCATGCGCTGGCGACGGTGCAGCAACGCTTTGCCGATAAGGGGCTGACGCCCGTTGTGGCGGTTGAGCTGGAGTTCTACCTGATCGACGACAGCGCGCGGCGCTTGCAGGTGCCGGTGTCGCCACGCACGGGCAAACGGCGCAACGCCGCAGAGGTGCTGTCGATCCGGGCGCTGGACACTTTTGACGTGTTTTTCACCGACCTCTACGAGGCCTGTGAGGCGATGGATATTCCCGCCGACACGCTGATCTCAGAGGCCGGTCTGGGCCAGTTCGAGGTCAACCTGATGCATCAGGCCGACCCGCTGAAGGCCGCGGATGACGCATGGCTGTTCAAGACACTGGTCAAGGGGCTGGCACGCAAACACGGCTTTGCCGCCAGTTTCATGGCCAAACCCTATGACGATTATTCCGGCAACGGGATGCATGCGCATTTTTCCGTGTTGGACAAAGACGGCAAGAACATCTTTGACAACGGTGGCCCCGAAGGGACCGAGGCGCTGCTGCACGCCATTGGCGGCTGTATCGCCGCGCTGTCAGACAGCGCGCTGATCTATGCGCCGCATCTCAACAGCTATGATCGCATCGTTCCCGGCTCGCACGCGCCCTCGGCGATCTGCTGGGCCTATGACAACCGCACGGCGGCGGTGCGCGTGCCCTCTGGTCCGCCCGCGGCGCGGCGGATCGAACATCGCGTGGCCGGTGGTGACGTGAACCCCTATCTGGCGTTGGCAGCCATCCTTGGTGCCGCCCTGATGGGGATCGAGGACAAGATCACCCCGCCGGAACGCATCACCGGCAATGCCTACGATCAGGACTTGCCGCATATTCCGCGCGATTGGGGTGGGGCCATCGACGCCTTTGACGCCAGCCCCTATATGCCCCGCATCTTCCCCAAGGAGTTGATCCGCAATCTGGTGCTGACCAAGCGGCAGGAAATGCGCGACATGGAAGAATTGACCAAGGCGGAACAGACGGAAATCTATCTGGACACGGTGTGA
- a CDS encoding type 1 glutamine amidotransferase, whose protein sequence is MKIGILQTGIVVPELAETYGQYPDMFIDRLAHAGFEFETWAVVNGDFPSGPEAADGWLITGSRHGIYEDHAWLPPLEAFIRQTVAADKPLVGICFGHQVIAQALGGDVAKFPGGWSIGPQVYDFAGRGPKTVMAWHQDQVITPPEGAQTVASSDFCTHAALLYPGRAYTVQPHPEFNAPFTKGLIEKRGPGVVPDPLLAQAVAEIDTPLDNAEMIDDLIHFLKHKRLPERAA, encoded by the coding sequence ATGAAAATCGGTATTCTCCAGACCGGGATCGTGGTGCCTGAACTGGCCGAAACCTACGGCCAGTACCCGGATATGTTCATCGACCGGCTGGCCCACGCGGGGTTCGAGTTTGAGACATGGGCGGTGGTGAACGGCGATTTCCCATCGGGACCAGAGGCGGCAGATGGCTGGCTGATCACCGGATCGCGGCACGGCATCTATGAGGATCACGCGTGGCTGCCGCCGCTGGAGGCGTTCATTCGCCAGACCGTGGCGGCGGACAAACCGCTGGTTGGCATCTGTTTTGGCCATCAGGTGATCGCGCAGGCGCTGGGAGGCGATGTTGCCAAATTCCCCGGCGGTTGGTCGATCGGGCCGCAAGTTTACGACTTTGCCGGGCGTGGACCCAAAACCGTGATGGCATGGCATCAGGATCAGGTGATCACCCCGCCCGAGGGGGCGCAGACCGTGGCCAGCAGCGATTTTTGCACCCATGCGGCGCTGCTGTACCCCGGCCGCGCCTATACGGTGCAGCCGCATCCCGAGTTCAACGCCCCCTTTACCAAGGGTCTGATTGAAAAACGCGGCCCCGGCGTGGTGCCGGACCCGCTGTTGGCGCAGGCGGTGGCCGAGATTGATACGCCACTGGACAACGCCGAGATGATTGACGACCTGATACACTTCCTGAAACACAAGCGGCTGCCAGAGCGCGCCGCCTGA
- a CDS encoding glutamine synthetase family protein, with translation MDTPAPKDWTDSLPEAAHAYLEGRRLDEVECIVSDLPGIARGKAVPASKFARQEYFHLPDSIFFQTITGDWGEAASEEGFIERDMILRPDMSTGTAAPWTGDWTLQVIHDAYDRHGTPVPFSPRNVLKRVVALYEAQGWKPVVAPEMEFFLIARNLDPAKDIEPMVGRSGRPAAARQAYSMTAVDEFGPVIDDIYDFAEAQGFEIDGITQEGGAGQLEINLRHGDPVKLADEVFFFKRLIREAALRHDCFATFMAKPIADEPGSAMHIHHSVLDKATGQNLFSGPQGGETDAFFHFIGGLQTHLPSAIAVMAPYVNSYRRYVKDHAAPINLEWGRDNRTTGIRIPLSGPEARRVENRLAGMDCNPYLGIAASLACGYLGMMEERWPSKQFKGDAYEGEGDIPRVLGQALDIFTEATALHEVLGPEFARVYSIVKRAEYDEFLQVISPWEREHLLLNV, from the coding sequence GTGGACACACCTGCCCCGAAAGACTGGACCGATAGCCTGCCCGAAGCCGCCCATGCCTATCTGGAGGGGCGGCGGCTGGACGAGGTCGAGTGCATTGTCTCGGACCTGCCCGGCATCGCGCGGGGCAAGGCAGTGCCCGCGTCGAAGTTTGCCCGGCAAGAGTATTTTCACCTGCCCGATTCGATCTTTTTCCAGACCATCACCGGCGACTGGGGAGAGGCCGCATCCGAAGAGGGATTCATCGAGCGCGACATGATCCTGCGCCCGGACATGAGCACCGGCACGGCCGCGCCCTGGACTGGCGACTGGACCTTGCAGGTGATCCACGACGCCTATGACCGCCACGGCACGCCGGTGCCGTTCAGCCCGCGCAACGTGCTGAAACGGGTGGTGGCGCTGTATGAGGCGCAAGGGTGGAAGCCGGTTGTCGCCCCCGAGATGGAGTTTTTCCTGATCGCGCGCAATCTGGACCCCGCCAAGGATATCGAACCGATGGTGGGCCGCTCTGGCCGCCCCGCCGCCGCGCGTCAGGCCTATTCGATGACGGCGGTGGATGAATTCGGCCCGGTGATCGACGACATCTATGATTTCGCCGAGGCGCAGGGCTTTGAGATTGACGGCATCACGCAGGAGGGCGGCGCCGGACAGTTGGAGATCAACCTGCGGCACGGCGACCCGGTCAAGCTGGCCGATGAGGTGTTCTTCTTCAAGCGGTTGATCCGCGAAGCGGCGCTGCGGCACGATTGTTTCGCCACCTTCATGGCCAAGCCGATCGCCGATGAGCCGGGCAGCGCCATGCACATCCACCATTCGGTGCTGGACAAGGCGACCGGGCAGAACCTGTTCTCGGGTCCGCAGGGCGGTGAGACGGATGCGTTTTTCCACTTTATCGGCGGGTTGCAGACGCATCTGCCCTCGGCCATCGCGGTCATGGCGCCCTATGTGAACAGCTATCGCCGCTATGTGAAGGACCACGCCGCGCCGATCAATCTGGAATGGGGCCGCGACAACCGCACCACCGGCATCCGCATTCCCCTGTCCGGGCCAGAGGCGCGGCGCGTCGAAAACCGGCTGGCTGGCATGGACTGCAATCCCTATCTGGGCATCGCCGCCTCGCTGGCCTGCGGTTATCTGGGGATGATGGAGGAACGTTGGCCGTCCAAGCAGTTCAAGGGCGATGCCTATGAGGGAGAGGGCGATATCCCCCGTGTTCTGGGTCAGGCTCTGGACATCTTTACCGAAGCCACGGCACTGCATGAGGTTCTGGGACCAGAATTCGCGCGGGTCTATTCCATCGTGAAGCGGGCCGAATACGATGAGTTCCTGCAAGTCATCTCTCCGTGGGAGCGCGAGCACCTGCTGCTGAACGTGTAA
- a CDS encoding NAD(P)/FAD-dependent oxidoreductase, whose product MNLLFSNDQRGTYPDSWYAAVTPPLPPFPVQKGEMRADVCVVGGGYTGLSAALHLAEAGLDVVLVEAHRVGFGASGRNGGQLGSGQRQDQVTLEKMVGRDAARVMWDLGQDAKALVRDLAARHGIDCDLREGIAWAGSASGSVNSLHAYAAHMARNYDYPLEALTPEEFAALCPSPLYKGGIVDRGAGHLNPLKLAKGLAQAAQAAGARIFERSLVLDITDGAHPVVKTESGRITADHVVLACNGYLGRLNRRVAARVMPINNFVVATEPLGARAAEVLTQDVAVSDDRFVVNYFRLSPDNRLLFGGGESYGYRFPSDIRATVRKPMTEVFPALRDVAIDYAWGGTLAITLKRLPHLERVAPNILSASGYSGHGVGNAVQAGKLMAEAIRGQSAGFDAFAALPSPAFPGGPRLRTPLLTLAMTWYAMRDRLGI is encoded by the coding sequence TTGAACCTGTTATTCAGCAACGACCAGCGCGGCACATATCCCGACAGCTGGTACGCCGCGGTCACGCCGCCCCTGCCCCCCTTTCCGGTGCAAAAGGGCGAGATGCGGGCGGACGTCTGCGTGGTGGGTGGCGGCTATACCGGCCTGTCGGCAGCGCTGCATCTGGCAGAGGCGGGGCTGGACGTGGTGCTGGTCGAGGCGCATCGCGTGGGCTTTGGCGCGTCGGGGCGCAATGGCGGGCAATTGGGATCGGGCCAGCGGCAGGATCAAGTCACGCTGGAAAAGATGGTCGGCCGGGATGCGGCCCGCGTGATGTGGGATCTGGGTCAGGATGCCAAGGCGCTGGTGCGCGATCTGGCGGCCCGCCACGGGATCGACTGTGACCTGCGCGAGGGGATTGCTTGGGCCGGGTCCGCGTCCGGGTCGGTAAACAGCCTGCACGCCTACGCCGCGCATATGGCGCGCAACTACGACTATCCGCTGGAGGCGCTGACCCCGGAAGAGTTTGCCGCGCTCTGCCCCTCGCCGCTGTACAAAGGCGGGATTGTCGACCGGGGCGCGGGCCATCTGAACCCGCTGAAACTGGCCAAAGGGCTGGCGCAGGCGGCCCAGGCCGCGGGCGCGCGGATATTCGAACGCAGTCTGGTGCTGGACATCACCGACGGCGCACACCCCGTGGTGAAAACCGAATCCGGGCGGATCACAGCGGATCATGTCGTGCTGGCCTGCAACGGCTATCTGGGACGGTTGAACCGGCGCGTGGCGGCCCGTGTCATGCCGATTAACAACTTTGTCGTCGCCACCGAACCTCTGGGCGCGCGCGCCGCCGAGGTGCTGACGCAGGACGTGGCCGTCTCTGATGACCGCTTTGTGGTCAATTACTTTCGCCTGTCGCCCGACAACCGCCTGCTGTTTGGTGGTGGCGAAAGCTATGGCTATCGCTTTCCCTCCGACATTCGCGCCACCGTGCGCAAACCGATGACAGAGGTGTTTCCCGCGCTGCGCGACGTGGCGATAGACTATGCTTGGGGCGGCACGCTGGCGATCACGCTGAAACGCCTGCCCCATCTGGAACGGGTCGCGCCCAATATCCTCAGCGCCTCCGGCTATTCCGGCCACGGCGTCGGCAACGCGGTGCAGGCGGGCAAGCTGATGGCAGAGGCGATCCGGGGGCAATCCGCCGGGTTCGATGCCTTTGCCGCCCTGCCCTCACCGGCCTTTCCCGGCGGGCCGCGCCTGCGCACGCCGCTGCTGACGCTGGCGATGACGTGGTACGCGATGCGCGACCGACTGGGCATCTGA
- a CDS encoding DegT/DnrJ/EryC1/StrS family aminotransferase has product MLPNMHDAEPIPAEARAEIDRLLQSGDLFRYTAPEDAPVALLEREFAAFMGTKYALAVSSCSAALFLSLEALNLPKGGRVLIPGFTFAAVPSSIIHAGLVPVLCEVGENYRIDIQDFAARLPDVDAVIISHMRGHTSDMDAILALCAKADVPVIEDAAHSLGTTWHGRKIGTLGQVGCFSFQSYKLVNAGEGGILVTDDADLVARAVILSGAYEHAWAKHLSPGDNTAELEQAFARWQNKLPLYNLRMSNLSAAVIRPQLSHIDQRVADGRRNHDHVAATITKSPWIEVPAHLPPEQRAPDSLQFNLTGLSDNEVRAFVSAAEADGVKVQVFGLSRDNARAYWNWQFLPEMPDLPRTRSMLMRACDTRLPARLTAKDCDAVAAILVRAAEQAAAPTRAYGT; this is encoded by the coding sequence ATGCTCCCGAATATGCACGATGCTGAACCGATACCGGCCGAGGCCCGCGCCGAGATTGATCGCCTGCTGCAATCCGGCGACCTGTTCCGCTACACCGCCCCCGAAGATGCCCCTGTCGCGCTGCTAGAACGAGAGTTTGCCGCCTTCATGGGGACAAAATACGCGCTTGCGGTGTCCAGTTGTTCCGCCGCGCTGTTCCTGTCGCTGGAGGCGCTGAACCTGCCCAAAGGCGGTCGGGTGCTGATTCCCGGGTTCACCTTTGCCGCCGTGCCGTCATCGATCATCCACGCCGGGCTGGTGCCGGTGCTGTGTGAGGTCGGTGAAAACTATCGCATCGACATACAGGATTTCGCCGCCCGCCTGCCCGACGTCGACGCCGTCATCATCAGCCACATGCGTGGTCATACCTCTGACATGGACGCGATTCTTGCGCTTTGCGCCAAGGCCGATGTCCCAGTGATCGAGGACGCGGCGCACAGCCTTGGCACCACATGGCATGGGCGCAAGATTGGCACGCTGGGCCAGGTCGGCTGTTTCAGCTTCCAAAGCTACAAGCTGGTCAATGCGGGCGAAGGCGGCATTCTGGTTACCGACGACGCCGATCTGGTCGCGCGCGCGGTGATCCTGTCGGGCGCCTATGAACACGCATGGGCCAAACACCTGTCCCCCGGCGACAATACCGCCGAACTGGAACAGGCCTTTGCCCGCTGGCAGAACAAACTACCGCTCTACAACCTGCGTATGTCGAACCTGTCGGCGGCGGTGATCCGCCCGCAACTGTCCCACATCGACCAGCGCGTTGCCGATGGCCGCCGCAATCACGACCACGTCGCCGCCACCATCACCAAAAGCCCGTGGATCGAGGTGCCCGCGCACCTGCCGCCAGAACAGCGCGCACCGGATTCATTGCAATTCAACCTGACCGGCCTGTCAGACAATGAGGTCCGTGCCTTTGTTTCCGCCGCCGAGGCAGACGGCGTCAAAGTGCAGGTCTTTGGTCTCAGCCGGGACAATGCCCGCGCCTATTGGAACTGGCAGTTCCTTCCAGAGATGCCAGATCTGCCACGCACGCGTTCCATGCTGATGCGCGCCTGCGACACCCGCTTGCCGGCGCGTCTCACAGCCAAGGACTGCGATGCCGTGGCCGCGATCCTTGTGCGCGCAGCAGAACAGGCCGCCGCACCGACACGCGCCTACGGGACGTAA
- the phaR gene encoding polyhydroxyalkanoate synthesis repressor PhaR, protein MAESDKPLLIKRYASRRLYNTETSDYVTLEDIAGFIRDGREVKIIDLKSGDDLTRQYLLQIVAENESKGQSVLPISVLTDLVRSYTTHATSAVPQFLAASFEMFRDSQSKWLENVNTMNPMAKSLEAMQAQQEAFMKAMSGAAADAEGKAPASQGKEDLESIKRQLTELQSKLSKLDK, encoded by the coding sequence GTGGCCGAGAGTGACAAACCGCTTCTGATCAAGCGCTACGCCAGCCGGCGGCTCTACAATACGGAAACCTCCGACTATGTCACACTTGAGGACATCGCCGGGTTCATCCGAGATGGGCGCGAGGTCAAAATCATCGACCTGAAGTCGGGTGATGACCTGACGCGGCAATACCTGCTGCAGATCGTGGCCGAGAATGAGAGCAAGGGACAAAGCGTCCTGCCGATCAGCGTGCTGACCGACCTTGTGCGCAGCTATACGACTCATGCCACCAGCGCGGTGCCGCAGTTTCTGGCCGCAAGTTTCGAGATGTTTCGCGACAGCCAGTCGAAATGGCTGGAGAACGTCAATACGATGAACCCGATGGCCAAAAGCCTGGAGGCGATGCAGGCCCAGCAAGAGGCCTTTATGAAGGCAATGTCCGGAGCGGCGGCCGATGCGGAGGGCAAGGCACCCGCGTCGCAGGGCAAAGAAGATCTTGAATCGATCAAGCGGCAGTTGACCGAGTTGCAAAGCAAGTTGTCCAAACTGGACAAGTGA